The proteins below are encoded in one region of Fibrella aestuarina BUZ 2:
- a CDS encoding helix-turn-helix transcriptional regulator, producing the protein MIRHVLVYGLALGSLVSLMVWSEYRLLVIGHVVELYLLLVAVVFALVGIWLGLRWSSPTYPAPPSYHPAPQPDPQVISQLGISSRELDVLVQLAQGLSNDEIADRLFVSPNTVKTHLANLYVKLDVKRRT; encoded by the coding sequence ATGATCCGGCACGTACTTGTTTATGGCCTGGCGCTGGGCAGTCTGGTTAGCCTGATGGTCTGGTCGGAATACCGGCTGCTGGTGATTGGCCACGTGGTGGAATTGTATCTACTGCTGGTTGCCGTTGTCTTCGCGCTGGTGGGCATCTGGCTTGGCCTGCGCTGGTCATCGCCAACGTACCCAGCCCCGCCGTCGTACCATCCCGCGCCCCAACCCGACCCGCAGGTAATTAGCCAACTCGGCATCAGCAGCCGGGAACTCGACGTGCTCGTTCAACTGGCGCAGGGCCTCAGCAACGACGAAATCGCGGATCGGCTGTTTGTGTCGCCCAATACCGTCAAGACGCACCTGGCCAACCTGTATGTCAAGCTGGACGTGAAACGACGTACCTAG
- a CDS encoding aldo/keto reductase, which yields MNYRTFGRTGWQISEIGYGMWGLAGWTGSDKAEVLRALQRSVELGCNFFDTAWGYAEGVSEQILGQLLANNADTKLYAATKIPPKNRIWPSKSHFSIDDVFPADYIVEYTDKSLKNLGVETIDLLQFHVWEDAWANRDEWKRTVEDLTQQGKVQAWGVSVNRWEPNNCLDTLRTGLIDAVQVIYNIFDQNPEDELFPLCRALKIGVIARVPFDEGTLTGTMTKETTFPADDWRSTYFVPENLNSSVDHADALKPLVPEGMTMAEMALRFILANPDVSTTIPGMRRIANVEANCGASDGKTLPDALLNELKGHRWDRTPTEWSQ from the coding sequence ATGAATTACCGAACCTTTGGCCGGACAGGCTGGCAAATTAGTGAAATTGGGTATGGAATGTGGGGCCTGGCCGGCTGGACAGGCTCTGATAAAGCCGAAGTGCTCCGGGCGCTCCAACGCTCGGTTGAGTTGGGCTGTAATTTCTTCGATACCGCCTGGGGCTATGCCGAGGGGGTCAGCGAGCAGATTCTGGGCCAGTTATTGGCCAACAATGCCGATACGAAACTGTATGCCGCCACGAAGATTCCACCCAAAAACCGCATCTGGCCGTCGAAATCGCACTTTTCTATCGACGACGTTTTTCCCGCTGACTACATTGTCGAGTATACCGATAAGAGCCTCAAAAACCTGGGCGTCGAGACCATCGACCTGCTCCAGTTTCACGTGTGGGAAGATGCCTGGGCCAACCGCGACGAGTGGAAACGGACCGTCGAAGACTTGACGCAGCAGGGCAAAGTGCAGGCGTGGGGCGTATCGGTCAACCGCTGGGAGCCTAACAACTGCCTCGATACGCTGCGTACCGGCCTGATCGACGCCGTGCAGGTGATTTACAATATCTTCGACCAGAACCCCGAAGACGAACTGTTTCCGCTGTGCCGGGCGCTAAAAATCGGTGTGATTGCGCGGGTGCCGTTTGATGAAGGCACGCTGACGGGCACCATGACCAAAGAAACGACCTTCCCCGCCGACGACTGGCGGTCGACGTATTTCGTGCCGGAAAACCTGAACAGCAGCGTCGACCATGCCGATGCGCTGAAACCGCTGGTACCCGAGGGCATGACGATGGCCGAAATGGCATTGCGCTTTATCCTGGCTAACCCCGATGTGTCGACGACCATTCCCGGCATGCGTCGCATCGCCAACGTAGAAGCCAACTGCGGTGCCAGCGACGGCAAAACGCTGCCCGACGCCCTGCTAAACGAACTCAAAGGCCACCGCTGGGACCGCACCCCGACCGAGTGGAGTCAATAG
- a CDS encoding putative quinol monooxygenase, which translates to MLIRIVRMTFRPDELDAFKAIFDGSRAKIRAFPGCQHLELLRDLDHPDVRLTLSHWESAEALETYRQSELFRSTWAITKVLFADKPVAFSTEPL; encoded by the coding sequence ATGCTGATTCGTATTGTAAGAATGACGTTCCGGCCCGACGAACTTGACGCCTTTAAAGCCATTTTCGACGGCTCACGGGCAAAGATAAGGGCGTTTCCGGGTTGCCAGCACCTGGAGCTACTGCGCGATCTCGACCACCCCGACGTGCGCCTTACGCTGAGCCATTGGGAATCGGCCGAGGCCCTCGAAACCTACCGGCAAAGCGAGCTGTTTCGCAGCACCTGGGCCATCACGAAAGTGCTGTTCGCCGATAAACCCGTCGCCTTTTCTACCGAGCCACTATGA
- a CDS encoding MBL fold metallo-hydrolase, producing the protein MIKPHQQDDALLADIAAARHVPEHLHVWWLGQSGFLLQYNGTHLLFDPYLSDSLTLKYAQTDKPHTRISERVIDPARLTMIDVLTSSHNHTDHLDADTLLPILAASPTARLVIPEANRAFVANRLGGDPAWPIGLSAGEQTTIGAVTLHGVPAAHNELAVDAEGRNLYMGFVAELGPYRIYHSGDTLWYEGLVETLAPYQIDLAFLPINGNKPERRVAGNLNPDEAAQLGRRIGAKLTVPHHYDLFAFNTADPVDFVRACEREQTQHRVMQLGERITM; encoded by the coding sequence ATGATCAAGCCCCATCAACAAGACGACGCCCTACTGGCCGACATTGCCGCCGCCCGACACGTACCTGAACACCTGCACGTCTGGTGGCTGGGGCAGAGTGGTTTCCTGCTCCAGTACAACGGCACGCACCTGCTCTTCGACCCCTACCTCTCGGACTCGCTGACCCTCAAATACGCTCAAACCGACAAGCCACACACACGCATATCGGAGCGGGTGATCGACCCGGCCCGGCTGACGATGATCGACGTGCTGACCTCGAGCCACAACCACACCGATCACCTCGACGCCGACACGCTGCTACCCATATTGGCGGCGTCGCCAACGGCTCGACTCGTTATTCCCGAAGCCAACCGGGCGTTTGTCGCTAATCGGCTTGGCGGCGACCCAGCCTGGCCGATCGGGCTCAGCGCAGGTGAGCAAACCACCATCGGCGCGGTCACCCTGCATGGTGTACCGGCTGCCCATAACGAGTTGGCTGTCGATGCCGAGGGGCGGAACCTATACATGGGTTTTGTGGCCGAACTGGGGCCTTACCGCATCTACCACTCGGGCGACACGCTCTGGTATGAGGGCCTTGTGGAAACGCTCGCGCCTTATCAGATCGATCTGGCGTTTTTGCCCATCAACGGAAATAAACCCGAACGGCGCGTAGCCGGTAACCTAAACCCCGACGAGGCCGCCCAACTGGGCCGCCGCATCGGGGCTAAACTAACAGTGCCGCACCACTATGATCTGTTCGCGTTCAACACCGCCGATCCGGTCGATTTCGTCAGGGCCTGCGAACGCGAACAAACCCAGCATCGGGTCATGCAACTGGGTGAGCGAATAACGATGTAG
- a CDS encoding DUF4199 domain-containing protein: MQKTILIFGTLSGLLVSTVLLVTMLIHRQNPDSFNQGELVGYVAMLLSASFIPIAIKRYRDQQQAGQISFKQAFGLGLGVATIASVLYVLTWIVIFKTVYPNFVSDYTQFMLNRLQSEGKTLAQIAEAKQSMQSMFVYYDTWPGLIGITFMEIFPIGLLVALISALVLKKTNARFARV, translated from the coding sequence ATGCAAAAGACCATACTCATCTTCGGCACGCTATCCGGCCTGCTGGTATCGACCGTGCTGTTGGTGACCATGCTCATTCACCGCCAAAACCCCGACAGCTTCAATCAGGGCGAGCTGGTTGGGTACGTTGCCATGTTGCTCTCGGCTTCCTTCATTCCCATTGCCATCAAACGCTACCGCGATCAGCAGCAGGCGGGCCAGATTTCGTTCAAACAGGCGTTTGGGCTGGGCCTTGGCGTAGCCACGATTGCCTCGGTGCTATACGTGCTTACGTGGATCGTCATCTTCAAAACGGTCTACCCCAATTTTGTCAGTGATTACACGCAGTTCATGCTCAATCGCCTGCAAAGCGAAGGAAAAACACTCGCCCAGATCGCCGAGGCCAAGCAAAGCATGCAGTCGATGTTTGTCTACTACGACACCTGGCCCGGCCTAATCGGCATCACGTTCATGGAAATATTCCCGATTGGTCTGCTCGTCGCCCTCATCAGCGCGCTGGTGCTCAAGAAAACGAATGCCCGCTTCGCCCGCGTGTAG
- a CDS encoding aminotransferase class V-fold PLP-dependent enzyme, whose product MTKRAFLQTMAGVPLLSADLNTLLAGVARQSAGDTATDEAFWGTIRQLYQLKPDYINLENGYYCIQPKPVLDAFLQHVRDVNREGSYYLRTRQFDDKAAARNRLAQLAGCSPDELIITRNTTESIDTVIAGLTWQAGDEAIMATHDYGAMLDMFRLQAKRYGIVNKILSVPLHPTSDDELVALYERAITPRTKLLMICHLVNITGQVLPVKKIVDMAHRHGVEVLVDGAHAFAHLTFSIADLGCDYYATSLHKWLNVPIGAGLLYVKKAHISKLWPTFADFGFADDDIRKLNHTGTHPVHTDLTIMDAINFHEQIGGERKEARLRYLQQYWTSRVRNVPGIRVHTPAQPERACGIANVGIARLSPAALAKTLLDRYRIWTVAIDNDAVQGVRITPCLYTSPAELNSLVSALKELAA is encoded by the coding sequence ATGACCAAACGGGCTTTTCTTCAAACCATGGCGGGCGTGCCGCTGCTCTCGGCCGACCTGAACACGCTGCTGGCTGGCGTAGCCCGGCAATCGGCGGGCGATACGGCGACCGACGAAGCTTTCTGGGGCACAATTCGGCAACTGTATCAGCTCAAACCTGACTACATAAACCTCGAAAACGGCTACTACTGCATCCAGCCCAAGCCAGTGCTCGACGCGTTTCTGCAACACGTGCGCGACGTGAACCGCGAGGGCTCCTACTACCTGCGCACCCGCCAGTTTGACGACAAAGCCGCCGCCCGGAACCGGCTTGCCCAACTGGCGGGCTGCTCCCCCGACGAACTGATCATCACGCGCAACACCACCGAATCGATCGACACCGTGATTGCGGGTCTGACCTGGCAGGCAGGCGACGAAGCCATCATGGCTACGCACGATTACGGCGCCATGCTCGATATGTTCCGGTTGCAGGCAAAGCGCTACGGCATCGTCAACAAAATTTTGTCGGTACCGCTGCACCCCACCTCCGACGACGAGTTGGTGGCGCTCTACGAACGGGCCATCACGCCCCGCACCAAACTGCTGATGATCTGCCATCTGGTGAATATCACGGGTCAGGTGCTGCCCGTCAAAAAGATTGTCGACATGGCGCACCGGCACGGCGTGGAGGTACTGGTCGATGGAGCGCATGCCTTTGCGCACCTTACCTTTTCAATCGCCGACCTAGGCTGTGATTATTACGCCACCAGCCTGCACAAATGGCTGAACGTACCCATCGGCGCGGGGCTGCTTTACGTGAAAAAAGCCCATATCTCGAAGCTGTGGCCCACCTTCGCTGATTTTGGCTTTGCCGACGACGACATCCGCAAACTCAACCATACCGGCACGCACCCCGTCCATACCGACCTGACGATTATGGACGCGATCAATTTCCACGAACAGATTGGTGGTGAACGCAAAGAAGCCCGCCTCCGCTACCTGCAACAGTACTGGACCAGCCGCGTTCGCAACGTACCTGGCATCCGGGTCCACACGCCCGCCCAACCCGAACGGGCCTGTGGAATCGCCAACGTGGGAATTGCCCGCCTCTCCCCCGCCGCCCTGGCCAAAACCCTGCTCGACCGGTATCGCATCTGGACCGTCGCCATCGACAACGACGCCGTGCAGGGTGTCCGGATTACCCCCTGCCTCTACACGTCCCCGGCGGAGTTGAATTCGCTGGTATCGGCGCTTAAGGAACTGGCCGCTTAA